The following DNA comes from Acidobacteriota bacterium.
GCACCGTCGGGATCGACATCTCCAAGGACTGGCTCGACGCCTTCGCCGCGCCCGAGGGGAGAGCATCCCGGTTCCCCAACGACAGCGCCGGCTTCCGGAAGCTGATCGCCTGGATCGGCTCCGGGATCGACCGGATCGCGTACGAACCCACCGGAGCCTTCCACCGCGACTTCGAGGACACCCTCCTGAAGGCCGGGCTCCCCCTGTACGCGATCAACCCCTTCCAGGTCCGGTCCTTCGCCCGCTCCATCGGGCGGCGCGCCAAGACCGACGCGGTGGACGCCCGGATGCTGGCCATCATGGCTTCGGCCATC
Coding sequences within:
- a CDS encoding transposase — protein: MSSILRTVGIDISKDWLDAFAAPEGRASRFPNDSAGFRKLIAWIGSGIDRIAYEPTGAFHRDFEDTLLKAGLPLYAINPFQVRSFARSIGRRAKTDAVDARMLAIMASAIEDLRPTEARSEGQRDLAELQLIRDALVRDRTATTNRGRNLRTPVGKRVTRQRLRQIDRQLKLIDAEIRQRIGEEKEMERRAEILTSIP